One window of the Asticcacaulis sp. SL142 genome contains the following:
- a CDS encoding ArsR/SmtB family transcription factor: MTNIAVADDDDVVIELAEIFHLLGDPMRLRIVLCCLKGEAAVGDIAASVGASTALTSHHLRLLKAARLVRFRKQGKQIFYTLSDHHVRHMIEDMRDHIREPDHD, from the coding sequence GTGACCAACATCGCTGTGGCCGATGACGATGATGTCGTTATCGAACTGGCTGAGATTTTCCATCTGCTGGGTGATCCGATGCGGCTGCGCATTGTCCTGTGCTGTCTTAAGGGCGAAGCGGCGGTGGGGGATATCGCGGCCTCAGTCGGGGCCTCGACGGCCCTGACCAGTCACCATCTGCGCCTGTTGAAGGCCGCGCGGTTGGTGCGCTTTCGCAAGCAGGGCAAGCAGATTTTCTACACCTTAAGCGACCATCACGTCCGCCATATGATTGAGGATATGCGCGACCATATCCGGGAGCCCGACCATGACTGA
- a CDS encoding DNA-3-methyladenine glycosylase I translates to MTDKIRCGWVNLNKPHYVHYHDTEWGVPVHDDRLLFEMLILEGAQAGLNWESILVRREGYRTAFHNFDVVTCSRMTDAECEALMTHPGIIKNRLKIYSVRKNALAFIAIQKEFGSFDAYVWCFVGGAPKINRPATLKDVSAQTPESDALSKDLKKRGMSFVGSTILYAYMQAVGMVDDHVQDCFRAT, encoded by the coding sequence ATGACCGATAAAATCCGCTGCGGCTGGGTGAACCTGAACAAGCCACACTATGTCCATTATCATGACACGGAATGGGGCGTGCCGGTTCATGATGACCGGCTGTTGTTTGAGATGCTGATCCTGGAGGGCGCGCAGGCGGGCCTGAACTGGGAAAGCATTCTGGTCCGGCGCGAGGGGTATCGCACCGCCTTTCACAATTTCGATGTGGTGACCTGTTCGCGCATGACCGATGCCGAATGCGAGGCTCTGATGACCCATCCGGGCATCATCAAGAATCGTCTCAAAATATATTCAGTGCGCAAAAATGCCCTCGCCTTCATCGCCATCCAAAAAGAGTTCGGATCGTTCGATGCCTATGTCTGGTGCTTTGTCGGCGGCGCGCCGAAGATCAACCGGCCCGCAACACTAAAAGACGTGTCCGCACAGACGCCGGAATCCGACGCGCTCTCCAAAGACCTGAAAAAACGCGGTATGAGTTTTGTGGGTTCGACCATCCTCTATGCCTATATGCAGGCCGTAGGCATGGTCGATGACCATGTTCAGGATTGTTTCAGAGCGACTTAA
- a CDS encoding DUF1398 family protein, protein MDTHIVESTLKLSQITFPEVVMRLAQSGTERYLVDITGQRHLAWGTDGSSQVGAYDYDAGDIPLTFDAAAVKAAITDIQHGRIKYLTFMDRIVAAGCCHYWVFISGKQAIYFGRDGSQHIEVFPSAS, encoded by the coding sequence ATGGACACCCACATCGTCGAAAGCACCCTGAAACTATCACAGATCACCTTTCCCGAAGTGGTCATGCGGCTGGCCCAAAGCGGTACGGAACGCTATCTGGTCGATATTACGGGCCAGCGTCATCTGGCGTGGGGTACGGATGGTTCCAGCCAGGTCGGCGCCTATGACTATGACGCCGGTGATATTCCCCTCACCTTCGATGCCGCCGCCGTCAAGGCCGCCATTACCGACATCCAGCACGGCCGGATCAAATATCTGACATTTATGGATCGGATCGTCGCGGCGGGTTGCTGCCATTATTGGGTATTCATATCCGGCAAACAGGCTATCTATTTCGGGCGAGACGGGTCACAGCATATCGAAGTCTTCCCATCCGCCAGCTAA
- a CDS encoding DUF2905 domain-containing protein has translation MAKTLIIIGCLIVAIGLLWPWLSKLGIGRLPGDIVVKRDNFTFYMPIVTSLLISVILSVLFWLFRR, from the coding sequence ATGGCCAAAACCCTGATCATTATCGGCTGCCTTATCGTAGCCATCGGCCTGTTGTGGCCGTGGTTGTCGAAGCTCGGCATCGGCCGCCTGCCCGGCGATATCGTCGTCAAACGCGATAACTTCACCTTTTACATGCCGATCGTCACCAGCCTTTTGATTAGCGTGATCTTAAGCGTCCTGTTCTGGCTGTTTAGACGTTAA
- a CDS encoding glycosyltransferase family 2 protein: MSHLKIDIGIATAGRRDILSDVINFMGRMKRPANKLIICPAKPEDVDAAALSGYGAPIEIVSGPTGLPAQRNVIIEASDADVIVFFDDDFLPSEDFLIELEALMTGDPSIVVATGHVVADGALGPGLEFAEGVDIVKGLGPNDDATLEPTYNGYGCNMAIRMDAVRKHNIRFDEALPLYAWFEDVDFSRQLAPYGTIVRSYRLRGVHLGTKKAGRSPGKRLGYSQVANRIYLARKKTLSWPAAIEGIAKHLAANLVRSIAPEPWADRRGRLIGNLKALSEWPSGRMSPGRILDSDLKNS, translated from the coding sequence ATGAGCCACCTGAAAATCGATATCGGTATAGCCACCGCCGGTCGGCGTGACATCTTGAGCGACGTCATCAATTTCATGGGCCGGATGAAGCGTCCGGCCAACAAGCTGATTATCTGTCCGGCCAAGCCCGAAGATGTCGATGCGGCTGCCCTGAGCGGCTATGGCGCGCCGATTGAGATCGTCTCCGGCCCGACCGGCTTGCCCGCCCAACGCAATGTCATTATCGAGGCGTCGGATGCCGATGTGATCGTGTTCTTTGACGACGATTTCCTGCCTTCCGAAGATTTCCTGATTGAGCTTGAGGCCCTGATGACGGGCGACCCCTCTATTGTGGTCGCGACCGGCCATGTGGTTGCTGATGGCGCGCTGGGGCCGGGTCTTGAGTTCGCCGAGGGCGTCGATATCGTTAAAGGGCTGGGGCCCAATGACGATGCCACCCTTGAGCCGACCTATAATGGCTATGGCTGCAATATGGCGATCCGCATGGACGCGGTGCGCAAACACAATATCCGCTTTGATGAAGCCCTGCCGCTATATGCCTGGTTTGAGGATGTCGATTTTTCGCGCCAGTTAGCGCCCTACGGCACGATTGTGCGCTCATATCGTCTGCGCGGCGTGCATCTGGGCACGAAGAAGGCCGGTCGCAGTCCGGGCAAGCGTCTGGGCTATTCGCAGGTCGCCAACCGCATCTATCTGGCCCGCAAGAAAACCCTGTCGTGGCCGGCCGCGATTGAGGGCATCGCCAAGCATCTTGCCGCCAATCTGGTGCGCTCTATTGCGCCTGAGCCGTGGGCAGATCGGCGTGGACGGCTGATCGGCAACCTCAAGGCGCTCAGCGAGTGGCCGAGCGGGCGGATGTCGCCGGGGCGTATCCTTGATTCCGATCTTAAAAACTCCTGA
- a CDS encoding adenosine deaminase translates to MAYDLALDEFVATLPKAELHVHIEGTLEPELMFELAQRNGITLAFDSIEAVRAAYDFSNLQDFLDIYYQGADVLRTEADFYDLAMAYFARAAADTVRHAEIFFDPQTHTDRGIAYETVINGLHRAQVEAEAKWGLTSGLILCFLRHLPEQAAFDTLEAALPHLDKIIGVGLDSSEVGHPPSKFAAVFARARELGLKLVAHAGEEGPPEYVYEALDILHIDRVDHGNRSLEDDALTQRLAASGLTLTVCPLSNHKLCVVEDMTTHPIPHMLKHGLKATINSDDPAYFGGYVNDNFRALTAIGLIDRADCLTLARNSITGSFASDARKAALLKEIEIYAG, encoded by the coding sequence ATGGCTTATGATCTGGCGCTGGATGAATTTGTGGCTACGCTCCCAAAGGCGGAACTGCATGTTCATATCGAAGGCACTCTGGAGCCCGAACTGATGTTCGAACTGGCGCAGCGCAACGGCATCACCTTGGCCTTCGACAGCATCGAGGCTGTGCGCGCCGCCTATGATTTTTCCAACCTTCAGGACTTTCTCGACATCTATTATCAGGGTGCCGATGTCCTGCGCACCGAGGCCGATTTTTACGATCTGGCCATGGCCTATTTTGCGCGCGCGGCAGCCGATACTGTCCGCCACGCCGAGATTTTCTTTGATCCGCAAACCCACACCGATCGCGGCATAGCCTATGAAACGGTCATTAACGGCCTGCACCGCGCGCAGGTCGAGGCCGAAGCTAAGTGGGGCCTGACCAGCGGTCTGATCCTGTGTTTTCTGCGCCATCTGCCGGAACAGGCAGCGTTCGATACGCTTGAGGCGGCCCTACCCCATCTGGATAAAATCATTGGCGTCGGCCTCGATTCGTCCGAAGTCGGCCACCCGCCGTCGAAATTTGCCGCCGTCTTTGCCCGCGCTCGGGAACTGGGGCTTAAGCTCGTCGCCCATGCCGGCGAAGAAGGCCCGCCCGAATACGTCTATGAAGCGCTGGATATCCTACACATCGACCGCGTCGATCACGGTAACCGTTCACTGGAGGATGACGCCCTCACCCAAAGGTTAGCCGCATCCGGCCTGACCCTGACGGTCTGCCCGTTGTCAAACCATAAGCTGTGTGTGGTTGAGGATATGACCACACACCCGATCCCGCACATGCTGAAACATGGCCTGAAAGCGACCATCAATTCCGATGATCCGGCCTATTTCGGCGGCTATGTGAATGACAATTTCCGCGCCCTGACCGCGATTGGCCTGATCGACCGCGCGGACTGCCTGACGCTGGCGCGCAATTCCATCACCGGATCGTTTGCCTCTGACGCCCGCAAGGCCGCGCTGCTCAAAGAAATAGAGATATACGCGGGTTAA
- a CDS encoding hydrolase produces MIALNPRTTALVLIDLQNGIINRPLEPRDGQVVAQSGMALAEKFRAANALVVPVHVCWAKDYADMPSMNVDQPMPRPEGGMPADFATFHPGLVKDGDLVISKHQWGALYGTELDTQLRRRGIKTIVLGGIATNFGVESTARQAWEHGYDVVICEDLCTSQSDHLHRLSIQHILPRLARVIQSAELHFTG; encoded by the coding sequence ATGATCGCGCTCAATCCCCGCACCACCGCCCTCGTCCTGATCGACCTGCAAAACGGCATCATCAATCGTCCGTTGGAGCCGCGCGACGGCCAGGTGGTGGCGCAAAGCGGCATGGCTTTGGCCGAAAAGTTCCGCGCCGCGAACGCACTGGTCGTACCCGTGCATGTGTGCTGGGCCAAGGATTATGCTGATATGCCGTCCATGAACGTCGATCAGCCCATGCCCCGCCCCGAAGGCGGGATGCCTGCCGATTTCGCAACCTTCCATCCCGGTCTGGTCAAGGACGGCGATCTGGTGATTTCAAAGCATCAGTGGGGCGCGCTGTACGGCACCGAACTGGATACCCAACTGCGCCGCCGCGGGATCAAAACGATTGTCCTCGGCGGTATCGCCACCAATTTCGGTGTCGAATCGACGGCCCGTCAGGCGTGGGAACACGGCTATGATGTGGTCATCTGTGAGGATCTGTGTACCAGCCAGTCCGATCACCTCCACCGCCTGAGCATCCAGCACATCCTGCCGCGTCTTGCCCGCGTCATCCAAAGCGCAGAACTGCATTTTACTGGGTAG
- a CDS encoding DUF6680 family protein produces the protein MTNNSSNALGLYEALTLVGIFLGPIIAVAITLWYDHIRKQSDAQINVLKMLLNTRHLPADPVYSIAINLVPVEFNKQTKIMSEWRNYIEKTRQKPSLENEGVAFDLMKIHQTKLIYEIMKHLKYNLSETDIQSSSYISDGFITRDNLYLDSLKAMRDIADNLKAETAANQ, from the coding sequence ATGACAAATAACTCTTCAAATGCCTTAGGTTTGTATGAGGCACTCACTCTGGTGGGAATATTCTTAGGCCCCATTATCGCCGTTGCGATAACTCTTTGGTACGACCACATTCGAAAACAGAGCGATGCACAGATCAACGTCTTAAAAATGCTATTAAACACAAGGCATTTACCAGCAGATCCTGTCTACAGTATCGCTATAAATTTAGTTCCGGTTGAATTTAACAAGCAAACTAAAATAATGTCAGAGTGGCGAAATTATATAGAAAAAACGCGCCAGAAACCTTCGTTAGAAAACGAAGGTGTCGCTTTTGACCTCATGAAAATACATCAAACAAAATTAATCTACGAAATCATGAAACATTTGAAATACAACCTGTCAGAAACCGATATTCAATCCAGTTCATATATTTCCGACGGCTTTATAACTAGAGACAATCTGTATTTAGACTCTCTAAAAGCAATGCGCGACATCGCAGATAATCTAAAAGCCGAAACTGCGGCCAACCAATAA
- a CDS encoding DUF4142 domain-containing protein, whose product MTFKHLMLAGGVLGLMAIARNVTRKGAGLTQTITPENLAGELRIIGNFQNRIGALAAEKSQREEVRSFARRMMDDHARLSQRLETIATNEGLWMPGVDLDGLRTSLADKLQRAPLSAFDALYLQTQDNAHNDAVALLEGFVAASEAGALKDFAEDALNQLIDHQNHIRDLMTTQPETETAF is encoded by the coding sequence ATGACTTTCAAACATTTAATGTTGGCTGGCGGTGTGCTGGGCCTGATGGCGATTGCGCGCAATGTGACCCGCAAAGGGGCGGGTCTCACGCAGACGATTACGCCGGAAAATTTGGCCGGTGAGTTGCGCATCATCGGCAATTTTCAGAACCGCATCGGCGCGCTGGCGGCCGAAAAATCACAGCGCGAAGAGGTACGCAGCTTTGCCCGCCGGATGATGGATGATCATGCCCGTCTGTCGCAGCGGCTGGAAACCATAGCCACGAATGAGGGCTTATGGATGCCGGGCGTCGATCTGGATGGCCTGCGCACCTCACTGGCGGACAAACTACAACGGGCCCCGCTCAGTGCCTTTGATGCGCTTTATCTTCAGACGCAGGACAATGCCCATAATGACGCCGTTGCTCTGTTGGAAGGCTTTGTCGCCGCATCCGAGGCCGGAGCGCTTAAGGACTTTGCCGAAGACGCTCTCAACCAACTGATTGATCATCAGAATCATATCCGCGATCTGATGACCACTCAGCCCGAAACCGAAACGGCGTTTTAA
- a CDS encoding MarR family winged helix-turn-helix transcriptional regulator, which translates to MKKISSLDDHLGYWLRCLSNFVSDSFAKRLEKHDITVAQWVVMRSLYGKGDLSLNEAARIVGIDASSLSRMAERMVHKGLINRNTDPIDRRAVKLSLTRKGAQLLPQLADEADANDEAFFSSLTAAEKTRLLTTIKSLLIANGWNPDTRGKDRMV; encoded by the coding sequence ATGAAAAAAATCTCATCCCTCGACGATCATTTGGGCTACTGGCTGCGTTGCCTGTCGAATTTTGTGTCCGACAGCTTCGCCAAACGCCTCGAAAAACACGATATCACCGTCGCCCAGTGGGTCGTCATGCGCTCACTATACGGCAAGGGCGACCTGAGCCTGAACGAAGCGGCGCGAATCGTGGGCATTGATGCCTCGTCCCTGTCGCGGATGGCCGAGCGTATGGTCCACAAGGGGCTGATCAACCGCAACACCGACCCGATTGACCGGCGCGCGGTGAAACTATCCCTGACCCGCAAAGGTGCGCAGCTTTTGCCGCAGCTTGCCGATGAGGCCGACGCCAATGACGAGGCTTTTTTCAGCAGCCTGACCGCCGCCGAGAAAACCCGCCTCCTCACCACGATCAAGTCACTGCTGATCGCCAATGGCTGGAACCCTGACACCCGCGGCAAAGACCGGATGGTTTAA
- a CDS encoding MliC family protein yields MIRILAASTAVITLSACATMPSAPPPPPPPPLGAPSADGIPYTCADGTNFVISFTPDAAIVTLADGTQLQLKQQPVASGMWYTSGKHEFRGKGSEATWAVGRMVPTQCKTE; encoded by the coding sequence ATGATCCGGATTTTAGCCGCGTCAACCGCAGTGATCACCTTATCGGCCTGCGCCACCATGCCGTCAGCACCACCACCACCTCCGCCGCCACCTTTGGGCGCACCGTCAGCCGACGGGATTCCTTACACCTGCGCGGATGGTACGAACTTCGTGATTAGCTTTACGCCGGATGCGGCCATTGTGACGTTGGCTGACGGTACGCAACTGCAACTCAAGCAGCAGCCGGTGGCGTCCGGCATGTGGTATACGTCGGGCAAGCATGAGTTCCGCGGCAAGGGCTCAGAGGCCACCTGGGCCGTCGGGCGCATGGTGCCCACGCAGTGCAAAACCGAATAG
- a CDS encoding cation transporter, with protein sequence MTDHDHSHEHRATCSHGHDHSHDKGHGFLGLGHHDHDTGPVVEARYRKVLWVVLAANAAMFLVEIGAGLKGLSMALLADALDFAGDAGNIAISLLVLSAVQSVRAKASLFKVACMVVFSLWVGVATVLQLINGTVPRPEIMGIVSVLAIAVNLGSAAFLYRYRSGDSNVMSVWLCARNDAIGNVMVMVAAIIVWLTGSNIADAVVALLMVALGLSAAWRITRQAIGELREH encoded by the coding sequence ATGACTGATCATGACCATTCTCATGAGCACAGGGCGACCTGTTCCCACGGCCATGATCACAGCCACGATAAAGGCCACGGTTTTCTGGGCTTAGGTCACCATGATCATGATACCGGCCCGGTGGTCGAAGCGCGTTATCGCAAAGTTCTGTGGGTCGTGCTGGCGGCCAATGCGGCGATGTTTTTGGTCGAAATCGGCGCAGGACTTAAGGGCCTGTCGATGGCGCTGCTGGCCGATGCGCTCGATTTCGCGGGCGATGCCGGCAATATCGCTATTAGTTTGTTGGTCTTAAGCGCCGTCCAATCGGTGCGGGCCAAGGCGTCCTTGTTCAAGGTCGCCTGCATGGTCGTGTTCAGCCTGTGGGTCGGGGTGGCGACGGTGCTGCAACTGATCAATGGCACGGTGCCGCGGCCGGAAATCATGGGGATCGTCAGCGTGCTGGCCATCGCCGTTAATCTGGGCAGCGCGGCGTTTCTGTATCGTTATCGGTCGGGCGATTCCAACGTCATGTCGGTGTGGCTGTGCGCGCGCAATGACGCCATCGGCAATGTCATGGTCATGGTCGCGGCCATCATCGTCTGGCTGACCGGGTCAAACATCGCCGATGCCGTGGTGGCGTTGTTGATGGTGGCTTTGGGGTTATCTGCCGCGTGGCGGATCACGCGGCAGGCCATAGGCGAATTGCGCGAGCACTGA
- a CDS encoding DUF1345 domain-containing protein: MSTSKPPHIAIRFVHARPILSGCAALALAIVAGLMWLTDWRLSKDIVIAWNIAATIYLGLSWRMMLKADEASMHKRAEQQDVAQVAILILSVLTIIVCITAVVTELIEAKTLYGAQRSLTIALVVATIITSWAFVHTIFALHYAHAYYIGLKHNQSPCLSFPDKNPTPDYLDFLYFSFIIGTAAQTADVAITSKAMRRTNLFHAVFAFFFNTAILALTINIAASFVT, from the coding sequence ATGTCTACGTCAAAACCGCCCCATATCGCCATCCGCTTTGTCCATGCCCGCCCCATCCTGTCCGGGTGCGCGGCTCTGGCCTTGGCCATAGTCGCGGGCCTTATGTGGCTGACCGACTGGCGGCTCTCCAAGGACATAGTGATTGCGTGGAATATCGCCGCCACAATCTATCTGGGCCTTAGCTGGCGGATGATGCTTAAGGCCGACGAAGCGTCAATGCATAAACGCGCCGAGCAGCAGGACGTGGCGCAGGTCGCCATCCTCATCTTGTCGGTACTGACCATAATCGTCTGCATCACGGCGGTGGTCACTGAACTTATCGAAGCTAAAACACTATACGGCGCGCAGCGCAGCCTGACCATTGCGCTGGTGGTCGCCACTATCATCACCAGTTGGGCCTTCGTACATACGATTTTCGCCCTGCATTACGCCCATGCCTATTATATCGGCCTGAAGCACAACCAATCGCCGTGCCTGAGCTTCCCGGATAAGAACCCGACGCCTGACTATCTCGATTTCCTGTATTTCTCATTCATCATCGGCACCGCCGCCCAGACCGCCGATGTCGCCATCACGTCAAAAGCCATGCGCCGGACGAACCTGTTCCATGCGGTGTTCGCGTTCTTTTTCAACACCGCCATACTGGCGCTAACGATCAATATCGCCGCCAGCTTTGTGACCTGA
- a CDS encoding tryptophan halogenase family protein, with protein sequence MSPMPKMRVIIAGGGSAGWCVAAALGRHLGPRLDITLVESEDIGIVGVGEATIPTVRTFHRLLGIDERDFMRASNATFKLGIAFENWARDGDRYIHAFGEIGKSNWMAPFHHFWLQARSEGYGGDLEDYCFELQAAEAGKFQTGPNSRLNYAYHFDAVLYGKFLRTFSERHGVKRLEGRIERVEQDPDTGFITALSLNDDRRIEGDLFIDCTGFRGLLIEEALKTGYDDWSHWLPTDRALAVQTQSHGPLMPYTRAIAHGDGWRWRIPLQNRVGNGLVYCSQTLSDEDARTRLLGLLDTPTLTEPRLIRYQTGSRRKVWNKNCVALGLSSGFIEPLESTSIHLFQIGVTRLIQFFPFGGITETLADHYNQMSRNELERVRDFVILHYKLTERDDSEFWRNRRDMDIPDTLSHRIELFRDTGHAWQAPDDLFRVDSWLQVLRGQRLEPARWHHLGAMMSRPQAETAFTGLKRTIDQAVAALPDHEAFLKSYCALTEPA encoded by the coding sequence ATGTCCCCAATGCCTAAAATGCGTGTGATTATTGCCGGTGGCGGCAGCGCCGGCTGGTGTGTCGCCGCCGCCCTTGGCCGGCATCTGGGCCCCCGGCTCGACATTACGCTGGTCGAGTCCGAAGACATCGGCATTGTCGGTGTCGGTGAGGCTACCATCCCGACGGTGCGTACCTTTCATCGCCTGCTCGGCATAGATGAGCGCGACTTTATGCGCGCCAGCAATGCCACGTTCAAACTCGGCATCGCCTTTGAAAACTGGGCCCGTGACGGCGACCGCTATATCCATGCCTTTGGCGAGATCGGCAAATCGAACTGGATGGCGCCGTTTCACCACTTCTGGCTTCAAGCCCGCTCCGAAGGTTATGGCGGCGACCTTGAGGACTATTGCTTTGAACTGCAGGCCGCTGAGGCCGGAAAGTTCCAGACCGGCCCGAACAGCCGCCTGAACTATGCCTACCATTTCGATGCGGTGCTCTATGGTAAGTTCCTGCGCACCTTCAGCGAGCGTCACGGCGTCAAGCGCCTCGAAGGCCGGATCGAACGCGTCGAACAGGACCCGGACACCGGCTTTATCACCGCCCTGTCCCTGAATGATGACCGGCGAATTGAGGGTGATCTGTTTATCGACTGCACCGGCTTTCGTGGCCTGCTGATCGAAGAGGCACTCAAGACCGGTTATGATGACTGGAGCCACTGGCTGCCGACTGACCGGGCCTTAGCCGTGCAAACCCAGTCCCACGGCCCCCTCATGCCCTATACCCGCGCCATTGCCCACGGCGATGGCTGGCGCTGGCGTATCCCGCTGCAAAACCGGGTCGGCAATGGTCTGGTCTATTGCAGCCAGACCCTGTCTGATGAGGATGCCCGCACGCGGTTGTTGGGACTTCTGGACACCCCAACCCTGACCGAGCCGCGCCTGATCCGCTACCAGACTGGCAGCCGGCGTAAGGTCTGGAACAAAAACTGCGTCGCCTTGGGCCTGTCGAGCGGCTTTATCGAACCGCTCGAATCGACCAGTATTCACCTGTTCCAGATCGGGGTCACGCGCCTGATCCAGTTTTTCCCATTCGGTGGCATTACCGAAACCCTGGCGGATCATTATAACCAGATGTCGCGCAACGAACTTGAACGCGTGCGCGATTTTGTCATACTGCACTATAAGCTGACCGAACGCGACGACAGCGAATTCTGGCGCAATCGCCGCGACATGGACATTCCCGACACCCTGTCGCACCGCATTGAGCTGTTCCGTGACACCGGCCACGCCTGGCAAGCACCGGACGATCTGTTCCGGGTCGATTCCTGGCTTCAGGTCTTGCGCGGCCAGAGGCTTGAACCGGCCCGCTGGCACCATTTGGGCGCGATGATGAGCCGCCCCCAGGCGGAGACGGCCTTCACCGGCTTAAAGCGCACGATTGATCAGGCTGTGGCCGCCCTGCCCGACCACGAAGCCTTCCTCAAATCCTACTGTGCCTTGACCGAACCGGCTTAA
- a CDS encoding GlsB/YeaQ/YmgE family stress response membrane protein, with protein sequence MEDNQIGWLAAIIVGAIAGWIAEKIMKSDQGLLLNIILGIVGAMIANGLFSILGISFGGVIGYLVAGVIGACILIALGRMVRGRKA encoded by the coding sequence ATGGAAGACAATCAAATCGGCTGGCTGGCCGCCATCATCGTCGGCGCTATTGCGGGCTGGATCGCTGAGAAAATCATGAAGTCCGATCAGGGCCTGTTGCTGAACATAATCTTAGGGATCGTCGGTGCCATGATCGCCAACGGCCTGTTCTCAATTCTGGGCATCTCGTTCGGCGGTGTCATTGGCTACCTGGTCGCCGGTGTGATCGGGGCCTGTATCCTGATTGCGCTTGGCCGGATGGTCCGTGGCCGAAAAGCCTGA
- a CDS encoding alpha/beta hydrolase, with the protein MDRRRLLTLGAAAAFFPQMACAQTPVATPATVAPKPVPALKPPLESFKLWPNGAPGAEAVTAKEEWILRNPGGDPNDTAATHVTDPILMVRRPKNPNGAAVLMIPGGGYVRVAVSRAGGGTDQWLADQGITTFTMTYRLPADGWAAGPEAPLQDAQRAIRLIRHRAAEFGIDPNRIGVIGFSAGGHLAGWLSESFGRETYAPVDAADTLSTKPLVSGLFYPVMTMMAPHAHGGSVKQLFPGGPTDAQRKALSLEQNLPVDMPPTFLAHAADDRVVVAENSLMLYSALRANKTPSELHIFEKGGHGLRTDGKDEPFMELWLPFAKRHGLLG; encoded by the coding sequence ATGGATCGTCGTCGTTTACTCACGCTGGGGGCTGCGGCCGCGTTTTTCCCGCAGATGGCCTGCGCCCAAACGCCGGTGGCCACGCCTGCAACCGTTGCGCCAAAACCCGTTCCGGCGCTGAAACCGCCGCTCGAAAGCTTTAAACTCTGGCCCAACGGTGCGCCGGGGGCTGAGGCGGTTACCGCCAAAGAAGAGTGGATCCTACGTAACCCCGGTGGTGATCCGAACGATACGGCCGCTACCCATGTCACCGATCCGATCCTGATGGTGCGCAGGCCTAAAAACCCCAATGGGGCGGCGGTGCTGATGATCCCCGGCGGCGGCTATGTGCGGGTGGCGGTCTCACGCGCAGGCGGTGGCACCGATCAGTGGTTGGCCGATCAGGGCATCACCACATTTACTATGACCTATCGCTTACCGGCCGATGGTTGGGCGGCGGGGCCGGAGGCACCGCTGCAGGACGCCCAGCGCGCCATTCGCCTGATCCGCCACCGGGCCGCCGAATTTGGCATTGATCCGAACCGGATTGGCGTGATCGGCTTTTCGGCGGGTGGGCATCTGGCCGGCTGGCTGTCGGAAAGCTTCGGGCGTGAGACTTACGCGCCGGTTGATGCCGCCGATACCTTATCCACCAAACCGCTCGTGTCGGGCCTGTTCTATCCGGTCATGACCATGATGGCGCCTCATGCGCATGGCGGGTCGGTCAAGCAACTGTTCCCGGGCGGCCCGACCGATGCCCAGCGCAAAGCCCTGTCGCTGGAGCAAAACCTGCCGGTCGATATGCCGCCGACCTTTCTGGCGCACGCCGCCGATGACCGGGTGGTCGTGGCTGAAAATAGCCTGATGCTTTATAGCGCCTTACGCGCCAATAAGACCCCGTCGGAACTGCATATCTTTGAAAAAGGCGGCCACGGCCTGCGCACCGACGGCAAGGATGAGCCTTTTATGGAGCTATGGCTGCCGTTCGCCAAGCGGCATGGGCTTTTAGGCTAG